In Dehalogenimonas sp. THU2, the sequence GTTCGATCGGGATCAATTCCCGTTGTTAACCGGAAGACCTCGACCCCGTGGTAATGAGGCGAACACCCCCAGAACGCAAAGAACGGTAAAGATGCTGAAGGCCACCCTCAGGCTGGTCACCAATTCCGCGTGAACATCCGGTGATAACTGGACGCGGCCGATAATGAGGGCGAAGAGCAGGAGCGCGATACCCAATGACAGCATCTGGCCGACAAGGCGCATGGTAGAAAGCGTCGCCGAGGCCACCCCGTAATGCCGCCGGGTCACCGATCCCATCACCGCCGAGGTGTTAGGTGAGGAGAAGAGGCCGAAACCGGAGCCCAGCACGACGAGCGCGGCCACGATGTAGACCATCGAAGTATTCTCACTGATGAAGATGAGAAGTCCCAAGCCTGTTGCCGACAGAGCCATTCCCGCCGAAGCTAGCAACCGTGGTTCGAAACGGTCGGCTAGGCGTCCGGCGAACGGAGAGATGGAGGCCATCAGGATCGGCTGGGCAACCAGGATGAGCCCCGCTCCCGCCGGTGAAAAACCCTTGACGAATTGCAGGTACAGCGACAGCAGGAAACCGGTGGCGAAGGTGGCGGAGTAGTTGATCAGGGTGGCCACGTTGGACAGAGTAAAGACGGGGTTGTGCCGGAACAGCTCGATCGACAGTATAGGATGGGTCGTCCGGGCTTCCAGCAGGAGGAACACTATTAAGCCGACGGCGCCGCCGCCGATCAGGATAAAACCGTCTGGATCCGGCAATTCCGAAAATCCCAGCATCAGGGAGATCAGCGCTAAGCCGTACACTACTGCGCCTTTGAGGTCGAAACGTTCGTCGCTGGCTTCCTGCCACTCTGTCTTCATTCTGGTAATGATGAAGTACAAGGCGAACAATCCCAGGGCGGCGGTGGTCAGAAAAATGCTGCGCCAGCCAAAGGCGCCGGTGAGCAGACCTCCCGCCGTCGGTCCCAGCGAGAGTCCGATATATACCGCGGCGGCGTTCAATCCCAGCACCTTGCCCCGTTCCGCCGGCGGGAAAACAGAGGTCAGAACGACCACTCCGGTACCGAAGAGCATAGCCGCTCCGATACCCTGGGCTACCCGCAAGGCGATAAGTTGTGAGCCGCTTTGGCTTAATGTGATCGCTATGGAGACGACGACGTAAACTGCTAACCCGGAGATGAAGATGCGCCGCCGTCCCTTGATATCGGCCAGGCGCCCGAAAGGCAGCAGGAACACGACGGCGGCCAGGATGTAGGCAGTGGCCACCCAGCCCAGGTTTACGGCATCGAGGCTAAATTCCCTGCCGATTACCGGCAGGGCGATATTGACCGCCGATCCCATGAAAGGTGTCAGGAACGATGCCAGGGTAGCCGCCACCAGCGCGGCTCTTCTGGCGGAACTGGCGGTGGCCGGCGGCAGTGTGGAATGCGGCAGCATGCCTTATTTGGCGTCGGGGTCCGATTGCATCATGCCGAAGGGGTTGCCCTCGGTGTCGGTGAAATAGGCGAAGTAGCCGATGCCCGGCACCGTCTGGTTGGGGCTGAGGCGCTTTCCCCCGGCGGTGATGACCTTGTCCGCCGCGGCATCCAGGTCTGCCACATCCAGTGTGTTGACTGTTTGCTTGATCGGCCCGGTCTTGTCTGTAATGGCGCCGTTGATGCCCGGTTCGGAATCGGGGCCGGTGGTTATCATCCAGTAGTCCATCGGACCGCCCCATTTTTCAACTTTCCATCCGAAGGCT encodes:
- a CDS encoding MFS transporter, yielding MLPHSTLPPATASSARRAALVAATLASFLTPFMGSAVNIALPVIGREFSLDAVNLGWVATAYILAAVVFLLPFGRLADIKGRRRIFISGLAVYVVVSIAITLSQSGSQLIALRVAQGIGAAMLFGTGVVVLTSVFPPAERGKVLGLNAAAVYIGLSLGPTAGGLLTGAFGWRSIFLTTAALGLFALYFIITRMKTEWQEASDERFDLKGAVVYGLALISLMLGFSELPDPDGFILIGGGAVGLIVFLLLEARTTHPILSIELFRHNPVFTLSNVATLINYSATFATGFLLSLYLQFVKGFSPAGAGLILVAQPILMASISPFAGRLADRFEPRLLASAGMALSATGLGLLIFISENTSMVYIVAALVVLGSGFGLFSSPNTSAVMGSVTRRHYGVASATLSTMRLVGQMLSLGIALLLFALIIGRVQLSPDVHAELVTSLRVAFSIFTVLCVLGVFASLPRGRGLPVNNGN
- a CDS encoding VOC family protein produces the protein MGRMIHFEIPAEKTERAVKFYQEAFGWKVEKWGGPMDYWMITTGPDSEPGINGAITDKTGPIKQTVNTLDVADLDAAADKVITAGGKRLSPNQTVPGIGYFAYFTDTEGNPFGMMQSDPDAK